A portion of the Rhinolophus sinicus isolate RSC01 linkage group LG03, ASM3656204v1, whole genome shotgun sequence genome contains these proteins:
- the MED10 gene encoding mediator of RNA polymerase II transcription subunit 10 — MAEKFDHLEEHLEKFVENIRQLGIIVSDFQPSSQAGLNQKLNFIVTGLQDIDKCRQQLHDITVPLEVFEYIDQGRNPQLYTKECLERALAKNEQVKGKIDTMKKFKSLLIQELSKVFPEDMAKYRSIRGEDHPTS; from the exons ATGGCAGAGAAGTTCGACCACCTGGAGGAGCACCTGGAGAAGTTCGTGGAGAACATCCGGCAGCTCGGCATTATCGTCAGCGACTTCCAGCCTAGCAGCCAGGCCGGGCTCAACCAGAAGCT GAATTTTATCGTCACCGGCTTGCAGGATATTGACAAGTGCAGGCAGCAACTTCATGACATTACTGTGCCTTTAGAAGTTTTTGA ATACATAGATCAAGGTCGAAACCCGCAGCTCTACACCAAAGAGTGCCTGGAGAGAGCTCTAGcgaaaaatgaacaagtgaaagGCAAGATTGACACAATGAAG aaatttaaaagcttACTGATTCAAGAACTTTCTAAAGTGTTTCCAGAAGACATGGCTAAGTATCGAAGCATCCGAGGAGAGGACCACCCCACATCCTAA